A stretch of Brevundimonas naejangsanensis DNA encodes these proteins:
- a CDS encoding YMGG-like glycine zipper-containing protein, translating to MNKAIIAIAGAGLLVTACASDPYYGGTNETVRQGAIGAGIGAVAGAIIGNNVGGGNAATGAAIGALAGGAAGAIRGSQQDRRNQQRYRDSQGRYYYCYDNRQTECYWENGQRRY from the coding sequence ATGAACAAGGCGATCATCGCCATCGCCGGCGCCGGACTTCTGGTGACCGCCTGCGCCAGCGACCCGTATTACGGCGGCACGAACGAGACCGTGCGCCAAGGCGCCATCGGCGCCGGCATCGGCGCGGTGGCCGGCGCCATCATCGGCAACAACGTCGGCGGCGGCAACGCGGCCACCGGCGCGGCCATCGGCGCCCTGGCGGGCGGCGCAGCCGGAGCCATCCGCGGCTCCCAGCAAGACCGTCGCAACCAACAGCGCTATCGCGACAGCCAAGGCCGCTACTACTACTGCTACGACAACCGCCAGACCGAGTGCTACTGGGAGAACGGCCAGCGCCGCTACTGA
- a CDS encoding DUF4260 domain-containing protein gives MTVIAPAWQRLEGLALLAVAALAYARTEQSWLLFAVLFLAPDLSFAGYLAGPRVGAWAYNLAHSLIGPLALVAAGLLTAAPLATALALIWLAHVGFDRALGYGLKSPKGSGSPIWAGSARRARRPPEPTKKGPAGRPSLLSFRRSAYQRRS, from the coding sequence ATGACCGTAATCGCTCCCGCCTGGCAGCGGCTCGAGGGCCTGGCCCTGCTGGCCGTCGCCGCCCTGGCCTACGCCCGGACCGAACAGAGCTGGCTGCTGTTCGCCGTCCTCTTCCTGGCGCCGGACCTGTCCTTCGCCGGCTATCTGGCCGGGCCGCGCGTCGGGGCCTGGGCCTACAACCTGGCCCACAGCCTGATCGGCCCCTTGGCGCTGGTCGCGGCCGGCCTGCTGACCGCCGCCCCCTTGGCGACCGCCCTGGCCCTGATCTGGCTGGCCCACGTGGGTTTCGACCGCGCGCTCGGCTATGGACTGAAGTCCCCGAAGGGTTCGGGATCACCCATCTGGGCCGGATCGGCAAGGCGCGCGCGACGGCCGCCTGAGCCCACGAAAAAAGGCCCGGCCGGGCGGCCGAGCCTTCTTTCCTTCAGACGATCCGCCTACCAGCGGCGATCGTAG
- the groES gene encoding co-chaperone GroES, with the protein MAFRPLGDRVLVKRVEEESKTKGGIIIPDTAKEKPQEGEVVAVGPGVRDEDGKHVALELKAGDRILFGKWSGTEVKIDGEDLIIMKESDVLGVLS; encoded by the coding sequence ATGGCGTTTCGTCCGCTCGGCGACCGCGTGCTGGTCAAGCGCGTTGAAGAAGAATCCAAGACCAAGGGTGGGATCATCATCCCCGACACGGCCAAGGAAAAGCCGCAGGAAGGCGAAGTCGTCGCCGTGGGCCCCGGCGTCCGTGACGAAGACGGCAAGCACGTCGCCCTGGAACTGAAGGCCGGCGACCGCATCCTGTTCGGCAAGTGGTCGGGCACCGAGGTCAAGATCGACGGTGAAGACCTGATCATCATGAAGGAATCCGACGTCCTGGGCGTGCTGTCGTAA
- a CDS encoding thioredoxin family protein, whose amino-acid sequence MFRVLTVAAAAALVLAACQQQPAAAPDQAPATAVVIAAVAGPGDMAPAFTLVDAEGVPRSLADFKGKTVVLEWTNEGCPYVKKHYTGAMQALQREATADGVVWLTIISSAPGTQGFVEGEEAKAWQAKHKAAFTHLLLDPTGEVGKRYDAKTTPDMRIIDPEGRLIYVGGIDDKPTNKVEDLQGANNFVRAALADAKAGRPVQTAFAQPYGCSIKYPETVEG is encoded by the coding sequence ATGTTCCGCGTGCTGACCGTCGCGGCCGCCGCCGCCCTCGTCCTGGCCGCCTGCCAGCAACAGCCCGCCGCCGCGCCCGACCAAGCCCCGGCCACCGCCGTGGTGATCGCCGCCGTCGCCGGCCCCGGCGACATGGCCCCGGCCTTCACCCTGGTCGACGCCGAGGGGGTCCCGCGCTCTCTGGCCGACTTCAAGGGCAAGACGGTGGTGCTGGAGTGGACCAACGAGGGCTGCCCCTATGTGAAGAAACACTACACCGGCGCCATGCAGGCCCTGCAGCGCGAGGCGACGGCCGACGGCGTGGTTTGGCTGACCATCATCTCCTCGGCCCCGGGCACGCAAGGCTTCGTCGAGGGCGAGGAGGCGAAGGCCTGGCAGGCCAAGCACAAGGCCGCCTTCACCCATCTGCTGCTCGACCCGACCGGCGAGGTGGGCAAGCGCTACGACGCCAAGACCACGCCCGACATGCGGATCATCGACCCCGAGGGCCGGCTGATCTACGTCGGCGGCATCGACGACAAGCCGACCAACAAGGTCGAGGACCTGCAAGGGGCGAACAACTTCGTCCGCGCCGCCCTGGCCGACGCCAAAGCCGGTCGTCCCGTCCAGACCGCCTTCGCCCAGCCCTACGGCTGTTCGATCAAATACCCGGAGACGGTGGAGGGCTGA
- a CDS encoding protein-disulfide reductase DsbD family protein — MSAWAAPGSTAVVAVRQKIQPGWHTYWRNPGDSGGPTTLDWTLPAGVVAGDIVWPLPERQRLQSLMNYGYSDAVFLPVPIEVPASTRPGQTLRLTAEALFMVCSDQMCVPDELTLSLDLKVQDGAAPLDPRYGTAIQAVVQAAPRPAGIQARVALADDRLSLTAGGGPLAGATPKWAYFFPFEGGVIDHAALQTGERGPQGVSLSIPAGRGLQAKGLAGPVGGVLATDLGAWEIVAEPGPALIGTSGQGTLGDGEAAGRAVSTGGAGFVQAALFALLGGLILNLMPCVFPILAMKAAALSRSAHHPGEARRDGLAFLAGVLATFLVLAGALLALRAGGQAIGWGFQLQSPAVTAALALLMLAVALNLSGVFHIGAGLQGAGSGPLARLPGAAGAFFTGVLAVVVAAPCTAPFMALALGAALVMPWPMALAVFLMLGLGLALPYVLISLSPRLLARLPRPGPWMETLRNLLAFPMYGAALWLAWVYGRQTADALALLFGAGLTLALALWLYGRSQAAPGRGRPAAVAAALSLIAALGLGVLAGRAAPASGQDDAAATHLASQPWSEQAVRAALAEGRPVLVNFTADWCVTCKINEGAALSSRRTAEAMARTNALYLVGDWTRRDDAITAELQRHGRSGVPLYLVYAPGRAEPRVLPQLLTEGVVVDALNDAAR, encoded by the coding sequence ATGAGCGCCTGGGCCGCGCCCGGCTCGACCGCCGTGGTGGCGGTGCGCCAGAAGATCCAGCCCGGCTGGCACACCTATTGGCGCAATCCCGGCGATTCCGGCGGCCCGACCACCCTGGACTGGACCCTGCCCGCCGGAGTTGTGGCGGGCGACATCGTCTGGCCCCTGCCCGAGCGGCAGCGGCTGCAGAGCCTGATGAACTACGGCTACAGCGACGCCGTCTTCCTGCCCGTGCCGATCGAGGTGCCCGCCTCGACCCGCCCCGGCCAGACCCTGCGGCTGACGGCCGAGGCTCTGTTCATGGTCTGCAGCGACCAGATGTGCGTGCCCGATGAGCTGACGCTTAGCCTCGACCTCAAGGTTCAGGACGGCGCCGCCCCGCTCGATCCCCGCTACGGCACGGCGATCCAGGCCGTGGTCCAGGCCGCGCCGCGCCCCGCCGGGATCCAGGCGCGCGTCGCCCTCGCCGACGACCGCCTGAGCCTGACCGCCGGCGGCGGCCCCTTGGCGGGCGCGACGCCAAAATGGGCCTATTTCTTCCCCTTCGAGGGCGGAGTGATCGACCACGCCGCGCTCCAGACCGGCGAACGCGGGCCGCAGGGCGTCAGCCTGTCGATCCCGGCCGGGCGCGGCCTCCAGGCCAAGGGGCTGGCCGGGCCGGTCGGCGGCGTCCTGGCCACCGACCTAGGCGCCTGGGAGATCGTCGCCGAACCCGGCCCCGCCCTCATCGGCACGTCGGGTCAGGGCACGCTCGGCGACGGCGAGGCGGCAGGGAGGGCGGTCTCGACGGGCGGCGCGGGCTTCGTCCAGGCCGCCCTGTTCGCCCTGCTCGGCGGGCTGATCCTCAACCTCATGCCCTGCGTCTTCCCCATCCTGGCGATGAAGGCGGCGGCGCTGAGCCGCTCGGCGCATCATCCGGGCGAGGCGCGGCGCGACGGCCTGGCCTTCCTGGCCGGGGTGCTGGCGACCTTCCTGGTCCTGGCCGGCGCCCTGCTGGCCCTGCGCGCGGGCGGCCAGGCCATTGGCTGGGGCTTCCAGCTGCAGTCCCCGGCCGTGACGGCGGCCCTGGCCCTGCTGATGCTGGCCGTGGCGCTGAACCTGTCGGGCGTCTTCCACATCGGCGCGGGCCTGCAGGGCGCGGGCTCCGGCCCTCTGGCGCGCCTGCCCGGCGCGGCGGGCGCCTTCTTCACCGGGGTGCTGGCCGTGGTGGTGGCGGCGCCCTGCACGGCGCCCTTCATGGCCCTGGCGCTGGGCGCGGCCCTGGTCATGCCCTGGCCGATGGCGCTGGCGGTCTTCCTCATGCTGGGGCTGGGCCTGGCCCTGCCCTATGTGCTGATCAGCCTGAGCCCGCGCCTGCTGGCCCGCCTGCCGCGCCCCGGCCCATGGATGGAGACCCTGCGCAACCTGCTGGCCTTCCCCATGTACGGCGCCGCCCTGTGGCTGGCCTGGGTCTACGGCCGCCAGACCGCCGACGCCCTCGCCCTGTTGTTCGGCGCCGGCCTGACGCTGGCCCTGGCCCTGTGGCTCTATGGCCGTTCGCAAGCCGCGCCGGGACGAGGCCGCCCGGCCGCCGTCGCCGCCGCCCTGTCCCTGATCGCGGCCCTCGGCCTCGGCGTCCTGGCCGGACGCGCCGCGCCGGCTTCGGGCCAGGACGACGCCGCCGCGACGCACCTGGCGTCGCAGCCCTGGTCGGAACAGGCCGTGCGGGCGGCCCTGGCCGAGGGGCGGCCGGTGCTGGTCAACTTCACCGCCGACTGGTGCGTGACCTGCAAGATCAACGAGGGCGCGGCCCTGTCCTCGCGCCGCACGGCCGAGGCCATGGCGCGGACCAACGCCCTCTATCTGGTCGGCGACTGGACCCGCCGCGACGACGCCATCACCGCTGAACTGCAGCGCCACGGCCGCTCGGGCGTGCCGCTCTACCTCGTCTATGCACCGGGCCGGGCCGAGCCCCGCGTCCTGCCCCAGCTGCTGACCGAAGGCGTCGTCGTCGACGCCCTGAACGACGCCGCCCGCTGA
- the pgi gene encoding glucose-6-phosphate isomerase has translation MPHAAWTELEAAARRDADARIVDQFAADPGRLARMTVEAAGLRLDLSKQSWTKAGFEAALALARACDVEGRRAALFGGEAVNLTEGRAVLHPALRAPAGAAFRALGEPVSAEVEAVRAEMRAYAEAVRSGNETGATGRPFQAVVHVGIGGSDLGPRLIWDALRPLDPEIDLRFVANIDPRDMAEALTGLDPETTLVVVVSKTFTTQETLANAEAAKAWLAAALPAEGMARHFIGVTAAPEKAAGFGCGRTFAFRDWVGGRYSLWSAVSLSCVIGLGWDAFQGFLDGAAEMDRHFLEASLETNAPVLLALAQIYNVDGLRRPARTVAPYAHALRRLPAFLQQLEMESNGKRVRRDGSPVGRPTCPVVFGEPGTNGQHAFFQQIHQGPQVVPAEFVIVASTDGETSESPLWANALAQAQALMLGKSEIQARAELIASGASEDEADRLAPHKTFPGDRPSTAIVLDALTPQALGALIALYEHKTFVEGVLWDINSFDQWGVELGKALAKSILRDVAARAPAPDLDPSTAALLQRLIR, from the coding sequence ATGCCGCACGCCGCCTGGACCGAACTGGAAGCCGCCGCCCGCCGGGACGCCGACGCCCGCATCGTCGATCAGTTCGCGGCCGACCCCGGCCGGCTGGCGCGGATGACGGTCGAGGCCGCGGGCCTGCGCCTGGACCTGTCCAAGCAGAGCTGGACGAAGGCCGGGTTCGAGGCCGCCCTGGCCCTGGCCCGCGCCTGCGACGTCGAGGGCCGCCGCGCGGCCCTGTTCGGCGGCGAGGCCGTCAACCTGACCGAGGGGCGGGCGGTGCTGCATCCGGCCCTGCGCGCCCCCGCCGGCGCCGCCTTCCGCGCCCTGGGCGAGCCGGTCTCGGCCGAGGTCGAGGCCGTGCGCGCCGAGATGCGGGCCTACGCCGAGGCCGTGCGGTCCGGAAACGAGACAGGGGCCACGGGCCGCCCGTTCCAGGCGGTGGTCCATGTCGGCATCGGCGGCTCGGACCTAGGGCCGCGCCTGATCTGGGACGCCCTGCGCCCGCTCGATCCCGAAATCGACCTGCGCTTCGTCGCCAACATCGACCCGCGCGACATGGCGGAAGCCCTGACCGGGCTGGACCCCGAGACCACGCTGGTCGTGGTCGTGTCCAAGACCTTCACCACCCAGGAGACCCTGGCCAACGCCGAGGCGGCCAAGGCCTGGCTGGCCGCCGCCCTGCCCGCCGAGGGGATGGCCCGGCACTTCATCGGCGTCACCGCCGCGCCCGAGAAGGCGGCCGGCTTCGGCTGCGGCCGGACCTTCGCCTTCCGGGACTGGGTCGGCGGGCGCTACTCCCTGTGGTCGGCGGTCAGCCTGTCCTGCGTCATCGGCCTGGGCTGGGACGCCTTCCAGGGCTTCCTCGACGGCGCCGCCGAAATGGACCGCCACTTCCTCGAGGCGTCGCTGGAGACGAACGCGCCCGTGCTGCTGGCCCTGGCCCAGATCTACAACGTCGACGGCCTGCGCCGCCCGGCGCGCACCGTCGCCCCCTACGCCCACGCCCTGCGCCGCCTGCCGGCCTTCCTGCAGCAGCTGGAGATGGAGTCGAACGGCAAGCGGGTGCGCCGCGACGGCTCGCCCGTCGGCCGTCCGACCTGCCCCGTCGTCTTCGGCGAGCCCGGCACCAACGGCCAACACGCCTTCTTCCAGCAGATCCACCAGGGCCCGCAGGTCGTTCCGGCCGAGTTCGTCATCGTCGCCTCGACCGACGGAGAGACTTCGGAAAGCCCCCTGTGGGCCAACGCCCTGGCCCAGGCCCAGGCCCTGATGCTGGGCAAGAGCGAGATCCAGGCCCGCGCCGAACTGATCGCCTCCGGCGCGTCCGAAGACGAGGCCGACCGCCTGGCCCCGCACAAGACCTTCCCCGGCGACCGCCCCTCTACGGCCATCGTCCTGGACGCCCTGACGCCCCAGGCCCTGGGCGCCTTGATCGCCCTCTACGAACACAAAACCTTCGTCGAAGGGGTGCTATGGGACATCAACAGCTTCGATCAATGGGGGGTCGAATTGGGCAAGGCCCTGGCGAAGTCCATCCTCAGGGACGTCGCGGCCAGGGCTCCCGCGCCCGACCTCGACCCGTCGACCGCGGCCCTCCTGCAAAGGCTGATCCGATGA